Proteins encoded together in one Musa acuminata AAA Group cultivar baxijiao chromosome BXJ3-6, Cavendish_Baxijiao_AAA, whole genome shotgun sequence window:
- the LOC103987442 gene encoding SEC12-like protein 2 → MARRRQREIPPCSKTYGFPIYCAAWVPIDRISSAAAEEEAAGKKKEGGGEVAAVEETAEKKEQGGGGGEVAVAEEEAAEKKEQEGGQSFHTLDPNWLLVALGGGGGEGRSGVPNVLLIAEFDLISRSLSDTPVFRLGTDADVPYRMAVHPGGDGVVCAFPKSCRWFDWDVPESKKTYKLALKSSAKILTPLEDVGLQLALAFDAEGSILATGGEDGHLRVFKWPSMEIILDQTDAHTTVKDLDFSSNGKFLVSLGNSGPCRVWDLTSSTAIASLPREIGEIFGFCRFSQTRADNPVLYVTAMHGNQAKLVSWDSVSWKRVGERKIGRDPISAFNVSMDGKHLAAGTVEGDITILSSLDMRVQMTVKKAHLGIVTALAFTQDSRALVSTSFDSNARVTVIESQKSSGPNLWLFVLVIMLAVLVYYLRFTGVF, encoded by the exons ATGGCGAGGAGACGGCAGCGAGAGATCCCGCCTTGCTCCAAGACGTACGGCTTCCCCATCTACTGCGCCGCTTGGGTCCCCATCGACCGGATCTCCTCTGCCGCTGCCGAGGAAGAGgccgccgggaagaagaaggaaggaggaggCGAGGTTGCAGCCGTGGAGGAGACCGCCGAGAAGAAggaacaaggaggaggaggaggcgaggtGGCGGTGGCCGAGGAGGAGGCCGCGGAGAAGAAGGAACAGGAAGGAGGCCAGTCGTTCCACACGCTCGATCCCAATTGGCTCCTGGTGGCGCTGGGGGGAGGCGGCGGCGAAGGACGGAGCGGGGTTCCCAATGTCCTCCTGATTGCCGAGTTCGACTTGATCTCGCGATCTCTCTCCGACACGCCG GTTTTCAGGTTGGGAACCGATGCCGATGTGCCTTATAGGATGGCGGTGCACCCTGGAGGAGACGGCGTTGTCTGCGCGTTTCCAAAGAGTTGCAG ATGGTTTGACTGGGACGTTCCAGAGAGCAAGAAAACCTATAAACTGGCCTTGAAATCTTCTGCAAAGATATTGACACCATTAGAAGATGTTGGGCTGCAGTTAGCATTGGCCTTTGACGCTGAAGGTTCTATACTTGCAACTGGTGGTGAG GATGGGCATTTGAGGGTCTTCAAGTGGCCAAGCATGGAAATTATTCTGGATCAAACTGATGCTCATACAACCGTGAAGGATCTGGATTTTAG ctcAAATGGTAAGTTTCTTGTGTCATTGGGCAACAGTGGCCCATGCAGAGTTTGGGATTTGACATCATCAACAGCTATAGCCAGTCTGCCAAGGGAAATT GGTGAAATTTTTGGCTTCTGCAGATTCTCTCAGACCAGGGCTGATAATCCAGTTTTATATGTTACTGCAATGCACG GTAACCAAGCAAAGCTAGTGTCTTGGGATTCCGTTTCATGGAAGAGGGTTGGAGAAAGAAAGATAGGTCGTGATCCAATTTCCGCATTCAACGTATCCATGGATGGTAAACACCTTGCTGC TGGGACTGTTGAAGGGGATATTACTATATTGAGCTCGTTGGATATGCGGGTGCAGATGACGGTTAAAAAGGCACACCTTGGCATCGTGACTGCATTGGCTTTCACACAAGATTCAAG GGCACTGGTTTCTACATCCTTCGATTCAAATGCACGAGTCACAGTAATCGAGAGCCAAAAAAGTAGCG GGCCCAACCTGTGGCTTTTCGTGCTGGTTATCATGCTGGCCGTTCTGGTCTATTACTTGAGGTTTACGGGAGTCTTTTAA